One Loxodonta africana isolate mLoxAfr1 chromosome 4, mLoxAfr1.hap2, whole genome shotgun sequence genomic region harbors:
- the LOC100673550 gene encoding olfactory receptor 6C2-like produces MRNHSAITTFTVLGLTNDPQLQILIFIYLFITYMLSIIGNLTIIYLILVDSHLKTAMYFFLQNFSFIEITFTTACVPQYLHIISSGDRSITVKACFTQIFFIVLFAATEFFLLAVMSYDRYVAICKPLHYVTIMNNRVCRILILCCWVSGLLIILPFLNLSLHLQFCDSVIDHFYCDASPLLKNSCSDTWFIEQVVIVCAVVTFIMTLVCVVLSYIFIIKTILRLPSAQQRKKAFSTCSSHMIVVSISYGSCIFMYIKPSAKDEVAINKAVSLLATSVAPLLNPFVYTLRNKQVKQSFNDILKRFAFLSKKE; encoded by the coding sequence ATGAGAAACCACTCCGCAATAACAACATTCACCGTACTGGGATTGACAAATGACCCACAACTACAGATTTTGATTTTCATCTACCTGTTTATCACATATATGTTAAGTATAATTGGAAATCTGACTATCATTTATCTCATCTTGGTGGATTCTCATCTAAAAACagctatgtatttttttcttcaaaatttctcCTTTATAGAAATCACATTCACAACTGCATGTGTCCCCCAATACCTGCACATTATATCATCTGGGGATAGAAGCATCACTGTCAAAGCATGCTTTACCCAGatattttttattgtcctttttgCAGCTACAGAATTTTTTCTCTTGGCcgtcatgtcctatgaccgctatgtggccatctgcaaaccACTGCATTACGTGACCATCATGAATAACAGAGTCTGCAGGATTCTCATCCTCTGTTGTTGGGTATCTGGATTATTGATTATCCTTCCATTCCTTAATTTGAGCCTCCATCTGCAATTCTGTGACTCTGTCATTGACCATTTTTACTGTGATGCTTCTCCATTGCTGAAGAACTCATGTTCAGATACATGGTTCATAGAGCAGGTTGTTATAGTCTGTGCTGTGGTGACCTTCATAATGACCCTTGTGTGTGTGGTTCTGTCCTACATATTCATCATTAAGACGATTCTAAGATTGCCCTCTGCCCAGCAACGTAAGAAAGCTTTTTCCACCTGTTCTTCTCACATGATTGTCGTTTCTATCTCCTATGGCAGCTGCATATTTATGTATATCAAACCTTCGGCAAAGGATGAAGTGGCCATAAATAAGGCAGTTTCTCTACTCGCTACATCTGTTGCCCCTTTGTTGAACCCCTTCGTTTATACCTTGAGAAATAAACAAGTAAAGCAGTCTTTCAATGACATCCTCAaaagatttgcatttctctcaaaGAAGGAATAG